A window of the Polaribacter batillariae genome harbors these coding sequences:
- the lpdA gene encoding dihydrolipoyl dehydrogenase, with protein MKYDIIVIGSGPGGYIAAVRASQLGKKVAIIEKYATLGGTCLNVGCIPSKALLDSSHHYYDAVNHFEEHGITVETPKIDFGKMIERKAKVVVTTTGGIKYLMDKNNIDVFEGLGSFEDKTHVKITKNDGSSETIEGTNIIIATGSKPSSLPFINIDKERIITSTEALKLSEIPKDLLVIGGGVIGLELGSVYKRLGANVTVIEYMDKIVPGMDADVSKELQKVLKKQGVKFATSHKVSAVERNGDTITVKATDKKDREIEFSGDYCLVSVGRKAYTEGLGLEKVGVEVNERGQISVNDHLQTNINNIYAIGDVVKGAMLAHKAEEEGVVVAEYLAGEKPHIDYNLIPGIVYTWPEVAAVGKTEDELKEAKVDYKAGKFSMRALGRSRASGDIDGFVKVLADKNTDEILGVHMVGARVADLIMEAAVAMEYRASAEDLARICHGHPTYSEAVKEAAKAAWDGKPLNA; from the coding sequence ATGAAATACGATATTATTGTAATTGGTTCTGGTCCTGGAGGATATATTGCTGCGGTTAGAGCTTCTCAATTGGGTAAAAAAGTAGCAATTATAGAAAAATATGCAACTTTAGGCGGCACTTGTTTAAATGTGGGTTGTATTCCTTCAAAAGCATTGTTAGATTCTTCACATCATTATTACGACGCTGTAAATCATTTTGAAGAGCATGGAATTACGGTAGAAACTCCGAAAATAGATTTCGGAAAAATGATAGAGAGAAAAGCAAAAGTTGTAGTAACAACCACTGGAGGAATCAAATACTTAATGGACAAAAACAACATTGATGTTTTTGAAGGTTTAGGTTCTTTTGAAGATAAAACACATGTGAAAATCACAAAAAATGATGGTTCTTCAGAAACAATAGAAGGAACAAACATTATTATTGCAACTGGCTCAAAACCATCTTCTTTACCTTTTATTAATATTGATAAAGAAAGAATTATTACTTCTACAGAGGCTTTAAAATTATCCGAAATTCCTAAAGATTTATTGGTAATTGGTGGTGGTGTAATTGGTTTAGAATTAGGTTCTGTATATAAAAGATTAGGGGCAAATGTTACCGTAATAGAATATATGGACAAGATTGTGCCAGGAATGGATGCTGATGTTTCTAAAGAATTACAAAAGGTGTTAAAGAAACAAGGTGTTAAATTTGCCACAAGTCATAAAGTAAGCGCTGTTGAAAGAAATGGTGATACAATTACAGTAAAAGCAACTGATAAAAAAGATAGAGAAATTGAGTTTTCTGGAGATTATTGCTTGGTTTCTGTTGGTAGAAAAGCATATACAGAAGGTTTAGGTTTAGAAAAAGTTGGTGTGGAAGTAAATGAGCGTGGGCAAATTTCTGTAAACGATCATTTACAAACCAATATAAACAATATTTACGCAATTGGTGATGTTGTAAAAGGTGCAATGTTAGCACACAAAGCAGAAGAAGAAGGTGTTGTTGTTGCTGAATATTTAGCTGGTGAAAAACCACATATCGATTATAATTTAATTCCAGGAATCGTTTATACATGGCCAGAAGTTGCGGCAGTTGGTAAAACTGAAGACGAATTAAAAGAAGCAAAAGTTGATTATAAAGCTGGTAAATTTTCGATGAGAGCTTTAGGTAGGTCTCGTGCAAGTGGAGATATAGACGGATTTGTAAAAGTTTTGGCAGATAAAAATACGGATGAAATTTTAGGCGTTCATATGGTTGGCGCAAGAGTTGCTGACTTAATTATGGAAGCTGCAGTTGCAATGGAATACAGGGCGTCTGCAGAAGATTTGGCAAGAATTTGTCATGGTCACCCAACGTATTCTGAAGCTGTAAAAGAAGCTGCAAAAGCGGCTTGGGATGGAAAACCTTTAAATGCATAA
- a CDS encoding L-threonylcarbamoyladenylate synthase, translating into MSIISKDIQKAVKLLTNEQLVAIPTETVYGLAGNIFSEKAINSIFSTKKRPFFNPLIVHISEVKELENIVTHIPQKAKLLAEAFWPGSMTLVLKKNEKIPDLITAGKDTVAVRIPNHPVTLELLRQLPFPLAAPSANPFGSISPTKPEHVERYFKNDIQQVLDGGSCENGIESTIIGFENDEPIIYRLGALALEDIKAIVGEITIKNKKEQSPDAPGMLARHYAPSTKTFLVDNVAEEIKKHPNKKIGVLVFKTSLKNKNLIEIILSEKGFLQEAASKLYDSLHQLDRLQLDVIITERFPNNGLGKSINDRLQRATFSA; encoded by the coding sequence ATGAGCATTATTTCTAAAGACATACAAAAGGCCGTAAAACTATTAACTAACGAGCAATTGGTAGCCATACCTACTGAAACCGTGTATGGTTTGGCAGGAAATATTTTTAGTGAAAAAGCAATAAATAGCATTTTCTCTACGAAAAAGCGCCCGTTTTTTAATCCGTTAATTGTGCATATTTCTGAGGTTAAAGAATTAGAAAATATAGTAACTCATATTCCCCAAAAAGCAAAATTATTGGCAGAGGCTTTTTGGCCAGGTTCTATGACTTTGGTTTTAAAAAAGAATGAAAAAATTCCAGATTTAATTACCGCTGGAAAAGATACTGTTGCTGTTCGCATTCCAAATCACCCTGTAACTTTAGAGCTTTTAAGACAATTGCCTTTTCCTTTGGCCGCACCAAGCGCAAACCCTTTTGGTAGCATTAGCCCGACAAAACCAGAGCATGTAGAACGTTATTTTAAAAATGATATTCAGCAAGTTTTAGATGGTGGTTCTTGCGAAAACGGAATAGAATCTACCATTATTGGTTTCGAAAACGACGAGCCAATTATTTACAGGTTAGGTGCTTTGGCTTTAGAAGATATTAAAGCAATTGTGGGTGAAATTACCATTAAAAACAAGAAAGAACAAAGCCCAGATGCTCCAGGAATGTTGGCAAGACATTATGCCCCATCTACAAAAACTTTTCTGGTTGATAATGTTGCCGAAGAAATTAAAAAGCACCCGAATAAAAAAATTGGAGTTTTAGTTTTTAAAACTTCTTTAAAGAATAAAAACTTAATAGAAATTATTTTATCTGAAAAGGGTTTTTTGCAAGAAGCAGCTTCTAAATTATACGATTCTTTACATCAATTAGATCGCTTACAATTAGATGTAATAATTACAGAGCGTTTTCCTAATAATGGCTTAGGAAAATCGATTAACGACCGTTTGCAACGTGCCACTTTTAGCGCATAA
- a CDS encoding anthranilate synthase component I family protein — protein MQRTIRTFSVENMANFKQNLLYWSQQFETAIWLDSNNYEQQYSSFDAALAVEEFTSIKTDYYQAFEKLKAYQTTTKDYIFGYISYDVKNDVERLSSKNFDGLNFADLYFFQPQKLLFIKENTIEFQYLKMVDNKIESDFEEISKMSFRAKSRNLKIKQFKPDIKIKLRIHKDEYHHKVTKVLEHIHRGDIYEANFCQEFYAKNSTINPVEVYKHLNQISEPPFATFLKIAHQYALCASPERYIRKEGRKIISQPIKGTAKRLVSSIDDAKIASDLSRDIKERAENVMIVDLVRNDLSKTAKKGSVKVEELCKVYSFKQVHQMISTVVSEIEKTTHSVDVIKDTFPMGSMTGAPKVSAMKIIENLEETKRGLYSGTVGYFTPNGDFDFNVIIRSILYNKEKKYISYSVGSAITAKSSPEKEYEECLLKAKAMRFALLNSK, from the coding sequence ATGCAAAGAACCATTCGTACTTTTTCTGTTGAAAATATGGCTAATTTCAAACAAAATCTTTTGTACTGGAGCCAACAATTCGAAACCGCAATTTGGTTAGATTCTAACAACTACGAACAACAATATTCTAGTTTCGATGCTGCTTTGGCAGTAGAAGAATTTACTTCTATAAAAACAGATTATTACCAAGCTTTCGAGAAATTAAAAGCATACCAAACCACAACCAAAGACTATATTTTCGGCTACATTTCTTACGACGTAAAAAACGATGTCGAACGACTTTCTTCAAAAAATTTCGACGGATTAAATTTTGCAGATTTGTATTTTTTTCAACCTCAAAAACTACTTTTTATTAAAGAAAATACCATTGAATTTCAGTATTTAAAAATGGTAGATAATAAGATTGAAAGTGATTTTGAAGAAATTTCTAAAATGTCATTTCGAGCGAAGTCGAGAAATCTTAAAATAAAACAATTTAAACCAGATATTAAAATAAAACTAAGAATTCATAAAGACGAATACCACCATAAAGTTACCAAAGTTTTAGAACATATCCATAGAGGCGATATTTACGAAGCCAATTTTTGTCAAGAATTTTATGCTAAAAATTCAACCATAAATCCTGTTGAAGTTTACAAGCATTTAAACCAAATTTCAGAACCTCCATTTGCCACATTTTTAAAAATAGCACATCAATATGCATTGTGTGCTTCACCAGAAAGATACATTCGTAAAGAAGGTCGTAAAATTATTTCTCAGCCAATAAAAGGAACCGCAAAAAGATTGGTTAGCTCGATTGACGATGCCAAAATTGCATCCGATTTATCGAGAGATATTAAAGAACGTGCAGAAAATGTAATGATTGTAGATTTGGTAAGAAACGACCTATCTAAAACTGCTAAAAAAGGAAGTGTAAAAGTCGAAGAATTATGCAAAGTATATTCCTTTAAACAAGTCCATCAAATGATTTCTACAGTGGTTTCCGAAATCGAAAAAACCACCCATTCTGTGGACGTTATTAAAGACACGTTTCCTATGGGAAGCATGACAGGCGCTCCAAAAGTTTCTGCAATGAAAATTATCGAAAACTTAGAAGAAACCAAGCGTGGCCTCTATTCTGGCACTGTAGGTTATTTTACCCCAAATGGCGATTTCGATTTTAATGTAATCATCCGAAGCATTTTATATAACAAAGAAAAAAAGTACATTTCTTACTCTGTGGGCAGTGCAATTACAGCAAAATCGAGTCCAGAAAAAGAGTACGAAGAATGTCTATTAAAGGCAAAAGCAATGCGTTTTGCTTTGTTAAATTCAAAATAA
- a CDS encoding T9SS type A sorting domain-containing protein, which translates to MKKIMNLMFCIIITNVAWSQDFHVASGGEITTLPGGVLYAGSNVSVVGNLTVESDATKSGSFIVDGNAAGNITYKRHISDTDWHLISAPVATYSVSSFIADASNNVAQSGASSNYGVSYYKNTNTPTKRWTYHNTAPTKENQETLANFESGVGYSMKKTTAGNYTFTGALADEDVTVSIPKISSGTNFWACVGNPYPSFLPANNNANAVANVLSENIDKLDPSFAFLYIWNGTTYAPLRHSDPALQLAPGQAFLVAAKSANETFTFPKALQNHQNSTATFYKTSNATPTISLYVSNGSASKSTTIEFLEEATTGLDVGYDAGAYQDGTPTFSLDTHLVSDSKGIDFTIQSLPTSSINSNIAIPLSVRAAANQELSFSVSVNNLPKGVDVYLEDKKNNTFAKLTETSHKINVTKSLNGTGRFFLYTSSKVLNTENAPLANAINIYKTQNNVLRIVGLNTQNNSTLKMYSVTGKKILTNQFVAGQVKDIQLPTNLATGIYIVNIVSEKGEYTKKLIIE; encoded by the coding sequence ATGAAGAAAATTATGAATTTAATGTTCTGCATAATAATCACAAATGTGGCATGGTCTCAAGACTTTCATGTGGCATCAGGAGGGGAAATAACAACTCTGCCTGGAGGTGTATTATATGCAGGAAGCAATGTTTCTGTTGTCGGAAACTTAACAGTAGAATCTGACGCCACAAAAAGTGGTTCTTTTATTGTTGATGGAAATGCAGCAGGGAACATCACTTACAAACGCCATATTTCAGATACCGATTGGCATTTAATCTCTGCTCCAGTAGCAACTTATAGTGTTTCTAGTTTTATTGCAGATGCTAGCAATAATGTGGCACAAAGTGGAGCTTCTAGTAATTATGGAGTGTCGTATTATAAAAATACAAACACCCCTACAAAAAGGTGGACCTACCACAACACTGCACCCACAAAAGAAAATCAAGAAACGTTAGCTAATTTCGAGTCGGGTGTTGGTTATAGTATGAAAAAAACAACTGCTGGTAATTATACTTTTACGGGCGCTTTAGCAGATGAAGATGTAACTGTATCGATACCAAAAATTTCTAGTGGAACTAATTTTTGGGCATGTGTGGGTAACCCATATCCTTCTTTTTTACCTGCTAACAACAATGCAAACGCAGTTGCAAATGTTTTAAGTGAAAACATCGATAAACTAGACCCAAGTTTTGCTTTTTTATATATATGGAATGGAACTACTTATGCGCCATTAAGACATTCTGACCCAGCTTTACAATTAGCTCCAGGACAAGCCTTTTTAGTAGCGGCTAAAAGTGCAAACGAAACATTTACTTTTCCAAAAGCTTTGCAAAATCATCAAAATAGTACCGCAACTTTTTATAAAACAAGCAACGCTACTCCTACAATTTCTTTGTATGTTTCTAATGGTTCTGCTAGCAAATCAACAACCATCGAGTTTTTAGAAGAAGCTACTACTGGTTTAGACGTTGGTTACGATGCAGGCGCATATCAAGACGGAACACCTACTTTTTCTTTAGATACTCACTTAGTATCAGATAGTAAAGGTATCGATTTTACAATACAAAGCTTACCTACTAGCAGCATAAATAGCAACATAGCAATACCTTTATCTGTTAGAGCTGCAGCCAACCAAGAATTAAGTTTTAGTGTTTCTGTAAATAATTTACCAAAAGGTGTAGATGTTTATTTAGAGGATAAAAAAAATAACACATTTGCAAAGTTAACAGAAACTTCTCATAAAATAAATGTAACCAAAAGTTTAAATGGTACTGGTCGTTTTTTCTTATACACTTCTAGTAAAGTGCTAAATACAGAAAACGCCCCTTTAGCAAACGCTATAAATATTTATAAAACACAAAACAACGTTCTTAGAATTGTAGGTTTAAACACACAAAATAATTCAACTCTAAAAATGTACAGTGTTACTGGTAAAAAAATACTTACAAATCAATTTGTTGCAGGTCAAGTAAAAGACATTCAACTGCCAACAAATTTAGCAACAGGAATTTACATCGTAAATATTGTTTCAGAGAAAGGTGAGTACACTAAAAAGTTAATTATAGAATAA